The following proteins come from a genomic window of Heyndrickxia acidicola:
- a CDS encoding alpha/beta fold hydrolase yields the protein MTQEKTSSIHVYKLGEGEPLVFLHGGPGGEHRFFLPHMEPLKNDFQLIFYDQTGCGQSAPLQDHSSLTMRSEVEKLEDLRQQWGIQKLNLIGESWGSMLALLYTAAYPKHVNKLLLTAAIGLTYEGFESFEKELTQRLSSVDQKMMEELLPKLADGSAEIEELFKILDPYYVFSEETLKRKTPTIASPHTNEVLNEDIKKHYDLRPFIPILKEIPIMVVQGDHDLITPEKLQELFFVYLPEAGLKVIKNCGHWALVEKPEEFMNEVRAFFKS from the coding sequence ATGACACAAGAAAAAACATCATCGATACATGTGTATAAGCTGGGAGAAGGAGAGCCGCTTGTTTTTTTACACGGAGGACCAGGAGGCGAGCACCGCTTTTTTTTACCTCATATGGAACCATTAAAGAATGACTTCCAGCTGATTTTTTATGACCAAACCGGTTGTGGGCAGTCAGCACCTCTGCAGGATCATTCATCGTTGACGATGAGATCAGAGGTCGAAAAATTAGAGGATTTGAGACAACAGTGGGGGATCCAGAAATTAAACCTGATAGGGGAATCGTGGGGTTCCATGCTGGCACTTTTATACACAGCGGCTTATCCAAAACATGTAAATAAGCTTCTTCTTACAGCAGCCATCGGGCTCACGTATGAAGGATTTGAAAGTTTTGAGAAAGAGCTGACGCAAAGATTATCCAGTGTTGATCAAAAAATGATGGAAGAATTATTGCCCAAGCTGGCAGATGGTTCAGCTGAAATAGAGGAGTTGTTTAAGATTCTGGACCCTTACTATGTTTTTTCAGAGGAAACATTAAAAAGAAAAACGCCTACAATAGCCAGCCCGCACACCAATGAAGTGCTGAATGAAGACATAAAAAAACACTACGATTTGCGTCCGTTTATTCCAATCTTGAAAGAAATCCCCATTATGGTCGTACAAGGGGACCACGATCTCATAACACCCGAGAAGCTCCAGGAATTATTTTTTGTCTATTTGCCTGAAGCGGGATTAAAGGTCATTAAAAATTGCGGTCACTGGGCACTTGTCGAAAAGCCCGAGGAATTTATGAATGAAGTGAGAGCTTTTTTTAAAAGCTAA
- a CDS encoding C39 family peptidase produces the protein MYKSSLSKLFMKVLLVLGVLASVGNSPQLARLTSLKASASTALFAASDGVNIRSGPALSDSILSTVKEGTELTVISTYSSAWYIVNYQGKTGYVAAADVKTSALQPVIYQYMTTDDLNVRTGPGVSNNVIGILKKGTVIKTNNKPSNGWCAFIYNGKTAYVSSRYLTAVSESSTVILNVPVVRQNPELPAGCEVTSLTMALQYKGIHIDKLTLARKMPYTKTLDPNKGYVGSPYNGTGYTINPVKLQSLAKAYRPKSGDMTGSSISEIEQEVRAGNPVLVWFTIGYVDVYNLNHYKYQNGQKFWWPQPLHCIVVTGASPSYFYINDPLNGRNNYPISKARFNQIYTEMGKRALAVR, from the coding sequence ATGTACAAAAGCAGCTTGAGTAAATTATTTATGAAAGTACTATTGGTTCTGGGGGTTTTAGCTTCGGTCGGCAATTCACCCCAATTAGCCAGACTCACAAGTTTAAAGGCAAGCGCTTCGACGGCTCTTTTCGCAGCTTCGGACGGTGTGAATATTCGTTCTGGTCCAGCACTTTCTGATAGTATCCTCAGTACTGTAAAAGAAGGGACTGAGCTTACTGTTATCTCTACATATTCCAGCGCCTGGTATATCGTGAATTATCAGGGGAAAACAGGCTATGTCGCTGCAGCGGATGTGAAAACGAGTGCTCTGCAGCCTGTAATCTATCAATATATGACAACCGATGATTTGAACGTGCGGACGGGTCCAGGTGTATCCAATAATGTAATAGGGATTCTTAAAAAAGGAACAGTCATTAAAACAAACAATAAACCTTCCAATGGCTGGTGTGCATTTATTTATAATGGAAAAACTGCTTATGTGAGCAGCCGCTATTTGACTGCAGTAAGCGAATCCTCCACTGTCATTTTAAATGTCCCGGTTGTCCGCCAGAATCCAGAGCTTCCTGCAGGATGTGAAGTCACAAGCTTAACGATGGCACTTCAATATAAAGGAATTCACATCGATAAATTGACACTCGCCCGTAAAATGCCTTATACAAAGACATTGGATCCTAATAAAGGATATGTTGGGAGTCCGTATAATGGGACCGGATATACGATTAATCCTGTAAAATTACAATCCCTCGCGAAGGCCTACCGTCCTAAAAGTGGAGATATGACCGGCAGCAGCATATCAGAGATTGAACAGGAAGTGAGAGCGGGAAATCCAGTGCTGGTTTGGTTCACGATTGGCTATGTGGATGTATACAATCTCAATCATTATAAATACCAGAATGGCCAAAAGTTTTGGTGGCCGCAGCCATTGCATTGTATCGTAGTCACAGGTGCCAGCCCAAGCTATTTTTATATTAATGATCCTTTAAATGGAAGGAACAACTATCCGATTTCAAAAGCCCGTTTTAATCAGATCTATACAGAAATGGGAAAAAGAGCGTTGGCCGTCCGTTAA